TGAGCACTGTGGTCAATGAGCCATGGTTGCCTGAAGATCTGAAGGAATTTTTCAGCCACATAGCTGATGGCTACTATCGATTTTACAAGGAAATGTTGATAGAAACAAGGCTAAAGGTAAAAcaccagattttatttttgtttctgttctttgCTGAATTATAGTTTGATGTCCTTGTTTGGCATTCAAGTTATATCAAAAGGTAAATAATGGCAATAGGCAGTAGTTATACTAAAATATTTAGTGTTAAAGCACATCTAACATACTTaagaaaatatataacaaaaattaatattacttgccaaaacataaagaaaactaCATATTTACATATCCACTGGTTGTactagtattttataaataactATATTGCAGGAATGCAGTAGTAATATACCTGCTCTAAAGTCTTGGGTTCAATTACAGCCACTATCTGTGTAAAGTTTGCAGATTCATGTGAGTTTATTATAAGCCCTCTTCTTTCCTCCTACATCTTCTAAGCAAAATccattcctgccttgagcccagtgCTGCCCACCACAAGACCCTGACTAAAATCAGTTGGGTGTGGTATACAATggattgatagatggatggatgagtacatgtgtggcacagtggttaaggctttataCTTCaaacctgaggttgtgggttcaaatcccagcactGACACTGTGTTACCCTGAGTAAAtcacttcacccacctgtgctataattggaaaaacaaaagaaatgtaaccaattgtacctcaaatgttttaagctgctttggataaaggtgtcggcaaaataattaaatgtaaatatgtctATGAATATCTCCCATAATTAGATGCAGCCTAGTAATGTCACCTCCTGGTGGACTTGTACTAAAAAACATAGTCTTCCATAATGAATTAATGGGCAGACATGTAAGGATCAGCTATAAGgagaaacatttttgcttttgctCAGAGATGTCTCTCTTAATATGGTAAAGATTAAGTTTATAATAAAGTTTATAATAAAGACAAACATGAAGAACTACAGTGGTCTGGGAGGCTTACTAGTTTCTGAATGTTGTTCCAAAAGAAGAACTAAAACTACAATCGACAGACTTCATCAACATAACCCATCAGACTGCATTATTCTAAATGTTAATGCTCTGTGTATAAGCCAATGTAAAATGTGAGTTTCTTTTTTTGATGTCATAATGTGTTTTCACTATAGTTTCTTCAATTATGTTATTATAGTGTAtgttatatatagaatatatatatatatatatatactgtatatatatataaaacacacctTATACATAACCTCATGTTTACATGCACATTCACATATGCTCTACAATGAAATGtcagttctttttcttgttaacaTTTTTAGCTTTAGTGCTGTGTTAAACCAGTGAACACCTCCGAAATTATAGGCACAAGGTGATCAGTTCTCATTTTGTTCTGTAGCACATAGAATCCATAGCTTTTTATAGCGAAAGGCAGCCTCAAAACTACACGAGTCTGGATTCACACTTCAGATTGATCTGTgggaagtctgcatgttctaccAGTacctgaaattgttttttttttcaggtaccttggtttcctcctacatcctaAAGACATGGAGCTCACATTGTGTTAGTAAGCGTGGTTATGTATGTGAGTGCACTGTTGTAACAGAAAAAGTGGGTTTAGAGTTAGTATGAAAATAAACATATCCTGTATAAAGTTACACATATAGATCTTAATCTAAATATGTGCAGTGTATCCCATTAGTATGGAATCACATAACATGTTCAATGTGCCAGTCATTGTCCCAGGTACATAAATTAAGCACATAATGGTGTTGCATGAGTTGACAAATTTATGTTATTCTCCTTATGGGATGCCTCAACATTCATTATGAAACTTTATGAAGTCTAAGTTTCTAAgtttttaagtcaaagttattttttcatagtAATGGTATACTTTAATTTTCCACAGGAAGAAAAAATACCATGactgttgttttcacattttgGCTGAGACCCTGTAGATGTCATTTTAGATCACAAGAACAGgcatgtcattttgtaaaatgctTCAATTAAGAGCACAGTTTCCCAGGGCAAACTGAGGTATACCAAGTTTAGGACAAAATaagtttgatttgaaaaatacaaaacctgTCTTTTAAGACACTGACCGACATTCAAGGCACTGAAGGAGATATTCACCTGCACTGTGcccatttagagtcaccaattcacctaatgtCCATGTCTTTGCAATGTGAACACATCCAGAATAGGAGGACACTAGTGAGATacaagaagaatgtgcaaacaccacaGAGGCAGTGTCTACATTTATGAATGTTCTGGAATTCTGGATCTTAGTTTATTTATGCACTGCAAGTGACGAGTGTTCAGGTAAATGAAATTAGAAATGTACTTTGCTGGTTTTATTATACTACTGCCACTAGTCTGTGAGAGACATACAAGTACAAATCTGAAtgtactgtgtacacatgacaGCAAGCATtgaacatatatatatccacatgcACTGCTCCATTGTGCATGTGGACGAAACCTCAAAATATAGAAACACcatgacaaatgtgatgcattattaataaaatatctgttaCTTTGTTACTAAATGCTtccattttctattttcttttctatgtgtcactttcaaaagaacacagacaGCATTGTGCCCAGTGAAGCCGTCGCTGAGTATGTGAGCTCATACCAAAGAGTGGCACAATTAGAGAGGAATAAAATATACATGGTgattgcactgctgccttgctcTAGACTCTGGCCCTACATCTCAGAGCACCTGAACCTCACAGAGGACAGCCCCTACTACGCCTTCAAGAAGAACAACGCTAAGGACGGCTCACGGGAGAAGTATGAGAAGTTACTTGAGGACCATCGGAAGGAAATCTGTGAGAATACGGCTTTGGAAATCTTCCGTACTCAGATGAATTGTGAGAGGAAGTTCTTCACAAGTTTTTGAGCTCAAAGCCTTTTGATAATAATTTGTGTCCCACACCATTAATTTTGGACATTCACCTTTTTGTGTTCATGTTTAGTCCAAAAAGGTTTTGTTTGTTGttatgtattaattaaaaaagcaaaataatcatTTCATCTCCTTTTCTGTTTTACATATCATTTTGGTGTTTTGCATACCCCATATTCCGTTTTTTATAAGTTGTGAAAAATACTATGTATTTAGCATAATAAATACTATCCCCATTCTTGTGGTTTAAAATGGGCATTAAGGGGCACAAGTCCAAACATGATAAAAAGCCTTATCAAGCAATAAGAATCAATCTGTGTTTTAGAGATGGCACATATATTTTACAGAAAGGTATCTGTGTCAtcttagggaaaaaaaagaaaccattattgtgagattcagccatttcaaAAGAAAACCGGTTGAGCTCATCACATGACTGTTTGTCTCCCTTCATGACAACCTTTCACTCCCAGAACGTGGTTTTCATTTCACTTTAAGAAATGTCTCTTGCCATTATTATTGagataattaaattaattgcTGTCTCcatt
This genomic window from Polypterus senegalus isolate Bchr_013 chromosome 4, ASM1683550v1, whole genome shotgun sequence contains:
- the LOC120528671 gene encoding uncharacterized protein LOC120528671, with the translated sequence MPIENREELSLYDLLWDHSMDIVNLIMKTNFLTDMNLNTLQAERYTNMTIQDVYYIKAVYDILSTVVNEPWLPEDLKEFFSHIADGYYRFYKEMLIETRLKNTDSIVPSEAVAEYVSSYQRVAQLERNKIYMVIALLPCSRLWPYISEHLNLTEDSPYYAFKKNNAKDGSREKYEKLLEDHRKEICENTALEIFRTQMNCERKFFTSF